A DNA window from Malus domestica chromosome 12, GDT2T_hap1 contains the following coding sequences:
- the LOC103430360 gene encoding uncharacterized protein, translating to MGEEAICVGKLRDGEVETEDFPRTELKREHECLEDNSGADGFPNKKQVKEHSNEDIRSEVSNPVVSPKENSSTFQDITSQPAELVNSSGTECGEVESSCSGNSGAEETLSNGQCTEKDNCQIENETNGDVLTSRVVVEIPKLASSSGIRKITFKFSKKKENQTASNQDLSHGGSHEEPGMDFQAMPSTSREFPASSYWRQCAETGNFHPCALNSKLESSNYVVPSSYPSNVKKLLSTGILDGARVTYVSSPPKIELHGIISGGGYLCGCSSCNFTRVLSAYEFEQHAGVKTRHPNNHIYMENGRAVYSIIQELKTAPLSSLDEVIKDIAGSALNEESFRVWKETLNRSDGMAEVEKRHRVKLPKLRHPIPRPSFHNPYAAMYQKKTAEGGNRKRDNDLHRLLFMPNGLPDGAKLAYYIKGQRLLSGYKQGNGIVCNCCDKEISPSQFEAHAGMAARRQPYRHIYISNGLTLHDIAMSLANGQNLTIGGSDGNDDMCAVCGHDTGDMIFCDGCPRAYHSACLDLPRVPQGDWHCPDCRDKFEPGRKAAAGESSNFGRPIVIRLTRVFNAPEYEIGGCVVCRSHDFSAALFDERTVIICDQCEKEFHVGCLRNSGLCDLKELPKDKWFCCDDCNRIHAALQNLVLSEAEHVPAPLSDTIIRKHADRGIFIDGMADVQWRVFSGKRRYPEHLPFLSRAAAIFRECFDPIVAQSGRDLIPVMVYGRNISGQEFGGMYCVVLIVGSVVVSAGLLRVFGREVAELPIVATSREHQGKGYFQALFSCIERLLISLKVEKLVLPAAEEAESIWTRKLGFRKMRDEQLSKYMREVQLTIFRGTSMLEKVVKLTD from the exons ATGGGAGAAGAGGCAATTTGTGTGGGGAAATTGAGAGATGGGGAAGTGGAAACAGAAGACTTCCCGAGAACTGAACTGAAGCGGGAGCACGAGTGTCTCGAAGATAATAGCGGGGCAGACGGGTTTCCAAACAAGAAGCAAGTGAAGGAGCATTCCAATGAGGATATAAGATCGGAAGTATCAAACCCCGTTGTGTCTCCGAAAGAGAACAGCTCCACTTTTCAGGACATTACTAGCCAACCTGCGGAATTGGTAAATAGTAGCGGAACAGAGTGTGGTGAAGTTGAGTCCTCATGTTCGGGGAATTCGGGTGCAGAGGAGACCTTGAGCAATGGACAGTGTACCGAGAAAGATAATTGTCAAATTGAGAACGAGACGAATGGTGATGTATTGACCTCTCGTGTTGTGGTAGAAATTCCTAAGCTTGCCAGTTCATCTGGGATTCGCAAGATTACGTTCAAGTTCAGcaagaaaaaggagaatcaGACTGCGAGTAATCAAGACCTTTCACATGGAGGTTCACACGAGGAGCCCGGAATGGACTTTCAAGCGATGCCTAGTACAAGTAGGGAGTTTCCAGCTAGTTCATATTGGAGGCAATGCGCTGAAACCGGCAACTTTCATCCTTGTGCGCTTAATTCAAAGTTGGAAAGTTCTAACTATGTAGTTCCGAGCAGCTATCCTTCAAATGTTAAGAAGCTATTGTCTACTGGTATTCTTGATGGAGCTCGAGTGACGTATGTTTCCTCCCCGCCAAAG ATAGAGCTACATGGAATTATAAGTGGCGGTGGTTATTTGTGCGGCTGCTCATCATGCAATTTCACCAGG GTACTCAGTGCATATGAGTTTGAGCAGCATGCTGGTGTCAAGACTCGGCATCCTAACAATCACATATACATGGAGAATGGGAGGGCAGTTTATAGCATCATACAAGAACTGAAGACTGCTCCGCTAAGCAGTCTGGATGAAGTGATAAAGGATATTGCTGGTTCTGCTCTCAATGAAGAGTCCTTCCGGGTTTGGAAAG AAACTCTTAATCGAAGTGATGGAATGGCTGAAGTGGAGAAAAGACATCGTGTGAAGCTTCCTAAATTGCGTCATCCAATTCCCAG ACCAAGCTTCCACAATCCGTATGCAGCTATGTACCAGAAGAAAACTGCTGAAGGTGGCAATAGGAAAAG GGATAATGATCTCCACCGGTTACTATTTATGCCAAATGGACTTCCAGATGGAGCTAAATTGGCATACTATATCAAGGGGCAG AGATTACTTAGTGGCTATAAGCAGGGAAATGGGATAGTCTGTAATTGCTGTGACAAAGAG ATAAGCCCTTCACAGTTTGAAGCTCATGCTGGAATGGCTGCAAGGCGTCAACC CTACCGTCACATCTATATTTCCAATGGACTGACACTTCACGATATAGCCATGTCATTGGCCAATGGCCAAAACCTGACAATTGGTGGCAGTGATGGCAATGATGATATGTGTGCTGTATGTGGACATGATACAGGGGATATGATTTTCTGTGATGGATGCCCTCGTGCTTATCATTCAG CTTGTTTGGATTTACCACGGGTTCCTCAAGGTGATTGGCATTGTCCAGATTGTAGAGATAAGTTTGAACCTGGTAGAAAAGCTGCTGCTGGGGAATCTTCAAATTTTGGAAGACCTATTGTAATACGGTTGACACGGGTCTTCAATGCACCTGAGTATGAAATTGGTGGCTGCGTTGTTTGCAG gaGCCATGATTTCAGTGCGGCTTTATTTGATGAACGAACTGTAATAATCTGTGATCAG TGTGAGAAGGAGTTCCATGTTGGCTGCTTACGAAACAGTGGATTATGTGACTTAAAA GAACTCCCCAAAGATAAATGGTTTTGTTGTGATGACTGTAACAGGATTCATGCAGCTTTACAGAATTTAGTACTCAGTGAAGCAGAGCATGTTCCAGCTCCATTATCAGATACAATAATCCGGAAGCATGCAGACAGAGGCATATTTATTGATGGAATGGCAGATGTCCAATGGCGAGTTTTCAGTGGAAAGAGGCGCTATCCGGAACACCTACCCTTCCTTTCAAGGGCTGCTGCTATTTTTCGA GAGTGCTTTGACCCTATTGTTGCACAATCTGGTCGTGACTTGATCCCTGTCATGGTATATGG GAGAAATATTTCAGGTCAAGAGTTTGGAGGCATGTACTGTGTAGTTTTAATAGTGGG GTCTGTTGTTGTATCTGCTGGTCTCCTTAGGGTTTTTGGTCGGGAGGTTGCTGAGCTTCCTATTGTTGCTACTAGTAGAGAACATCAAGGAAAA GGTTATTTCCAAGCATTATTTTCATGCATAGAGAGGTTACTTATTTCCCTGAAAGTAGAAAAACTGGTTCTCCCCGCAGCTGAGGAAGCTGAGTCAATCTGGACGAGGAAATTAGGATTTAGAAAGATGAGAGACGAGCAG TTATCGAAATACATGAGGGAAGTGCAGTTGACAATTTTCAGGGGGACGTCAATGCTAGAAAAGGTGGTGAAGTTGACGGATTGA
- the LOC103450206 gene encoding organelle RRM domain-containing protein 2, mitochondrial-like, with protein MAFISTFQRVLGGSSSALHSQFAAIRHNSTLTSPRLFISGLSRLTTDEKLKEAFSPFGQIVDAKVVMDRVSQRSKGFGFITYASVEEAEKAREGMNAKFLDGWVIFVDPAKPREPRYAPPPQASQDPSETGFRSNKTIGWCG; from the exons ATGGCGTTCATTTCCACCTTCCAACGCGTCCTCGGCGGATCTTCCTCCGCTCTCCACTCCCAATTCGCCGCCATTCGTCACAATTCAACTCTCACATCCCCCAGGCTATTCATCAGCG GTCTTTCGAGATTAACAACGGACGAAAAGCTTAAAGAGGCATTTTCCCCATTTGGACAGATTGTAGATG CTAAGGTGGTCATGGATAGGGTGTCTCAAAGATCAAAGGGGTTCGGTTTCATCACATACGCATCAGttgaagaagctgagaaagcTAGAGAAGGAATGAATGCCAAGTTCTTGGATGGGTGGGTTATTTTCGTCGACCCTGCCAAGCCTAGGGAGCCTAGATATGCCCCTCCACCGCAAGCATCGCAAGACCCTTCAGAAACCGGCTTCAGATCAAACAAGACGAT